In Uranotaenia lowii strain MFRU-FL chromosome 2, ASM2978415v1, whole genome shotgun sequence, one genomic interval encodes:
- the LOC129744902 gene encoding THO complex subunit 5 homolog, with protein MVNKAETTNDRDGNDKKRRKTSVNETTSPVKLSKEDLYANTIAFEEREASKRAPEKDAQLFHSTCDELRALFDDIAALKKENSEESRAKIAEKRVEGSLAFITLKKLNRLDKVRIRDGKEALHKEKLRVDSNRLQLQNLLYEADHLRKEVQRCYLFKSQDEEIELVPETEFYDKAPESISRPEKTKQDEHARRIARLEWELQQRKELDALCKELQGSKAKVAEDIISKTERLESLAPRLKDLLAATRPLQDALDMPIEKGWEIQKTVRLLVQPLYVLYANVSAYGEACDPLVSTTVQGDEEEARQVEITGNLNCESDDEASENGERESRGSYNRRKAAKQQDPLRQKRKALVKPHPLSVVITIKSKEGKESLALTFQYLPNAGFVTVKCSLVDFQVSGVAAGDVMSHENILNALFSEDNGDGSPNPKTKFQLQEYGITMDKFYSMMNDKDLGKPYKWAQEMCGIEFVNSGEKFITSSDKWQITIPATIKAIRARWEARLRLYQQVHELETGIVDTSINTEHNNPIRISSTLVQWTALSHAEYCASNVTKKFLDQNLAGRNDLYFRAIVTRGSAKLECYICVPCSFPESTPLWSLSLNWNGKHSAADNASVRDMEYWTNSLEAPKHPKTILSWQLKRAMSCLDIFLETEGPFYTPAEFTQDKTYLKSFRGRPRYRPLRIASNGSSSVFTQI; from the exons ATGGTTAACAAAGCAGAAACTACCAATGATCGAGATGGCAACGATAAGAAGCGCAGAAAAACATCGGTCAACGAAACAACCTCACCGGTTAAATTGTCCAAGGAGGATTTGTACGcg AATACAATTGCATTTGAGGAACGCGAAGCGTCCAAACGAGCCCCGGAAAAGGATGCGCAACTGTTCCACAGTACGTGTGACGAGTTGCGAGCGCTGTTCGACGATATAGCCGCACTGAAGAAGGAAAACTCGGAAGAATCACGCGCCAAGATTGCCGAAAAGCGCGTCGAAGGTTCGCTGGCTTTCATCACCTTGAAAAAGCTAAACCGACTAGACAAGGTGCGCATTCGTGATGGTAAAGAAGCGCTACACAAGGAAAAGCTACGCGTGGACAGCAATCGGCTTCAGTTGCAGAACTTACTTTACGAGGCGGATCATTTACGCAAAGAGGTGCAACGTTGCTATCTGTTCAAAAGTCAGGACGAGGAAATCGAACTGGTACCGGAGACAGAATTTTATGATAAGGCTCCCGAGTCCATTTCACGTCCGGAAAAAACCAAACAAGATGAACACGCCCGGCGAATTGCTCGCTTGGAATGGGAATTGCAACAGCGCAAAGAACTGGATGCACTTTGCAAGGAACTACAGGGTTCCAAGGCTAAAGTGGCCGAAGATATCATTTCCAAAACGGAACGACTGGAATCGTTGGCTCCGAGGTTGAAAGATTTATTGGCTGCCACCAGGCCACTGCAGGATGCTTTAGATATGCCAATCGAAAAGGGATGGGAAATACAGAAAACAGTCCGTTTGCTGGTTCAGCCTCTGTACGTTCTGTATGCTAATGTCAGCGCTTATGGCGAAGCTTGTG aCCCTCTAGTATCAACGACTGTACAAGGTGACGAAGAGGAAGCCCGTCAAGTCGAGATAACTGGAAATTTGAACTGCGAATCCGATGACGAAGCGTCAGAAAACGGTGAGCGCGAGTCCCGGGGAAGTTACAACCGTCGTAAGGCTGCCAAACAGCAGGACCCCTTGAGACAGAAGCGCAAAGCTCTGGTCAAACCTCATCCTTTGAGCGTTGTTATTACTATTAAAAGCAAGGAAGGCAAAGAGTCACTTGCATTGACGTTCCAGTATCTACCGAATGCCGGTTTTGTAACGGTCAAATGTTCGCTGGTAGATTTTCAAGTTTCTGGCGTGGCTGCCGGGGATGTAATGTCTCACGAGAATATTCTTAATGCCCTGTTCTCGGAGGACAATGGCGATGGTAGTCCAAATCCGAAAACAAAATTCCAACTACAGGAATACGGTATAACCATGGATAAATTTTACTCGATGATGAACGATAAGGATCTTGGAAAGCCTTACAAATGGGCTCAAGAAATGTGCGGAATAGAGTTCGTCAATTCAGGAGAAAAGTTCATCACTTCTAGTGACAAATGGCAGATAACCATACCAGCTACAATTAAAGCGATCCGTGCAAGATGGGAAGCTCGCTTGAGACTCTATCAACAAGTTCACGAACTCGAAACCGGAATCGTGGACACATCCATCAATACTGAGCACAACAATCCGATTCGCATTTCAAGCACCCTGGTTCAGTGGACGGCTCTTTCCCATGCAGAATATTGTGCTTCAAATGTCACTAAGAAATTCCTTGATCAAAATTTGGCTGGTCGTAATGATTTGTACTTCCGGGCAATCGTCACCCGTGGTTCGGCAAAACTAGAGTGTTACATCTGCGTTCCCTGCAGCTTCCCCGAGAGCACTCCTCTTTGGTCGCTGTCGCTGAACTGGAACGGGAAACATTCCGCTGCGGATAATGCATCCGTTAGG GACATGGAATACTGGACGAATAGTTTGGAGGCACCGAAGCACCCAAAAACTATCCTTTCCTGGCAGCTAAAGCGTGCCATGTCGTGTTTGGATATTTTCCTGGAAACCGAAGGACCCTTCTACACGCCGGCAGAGTTCACCCAGGACAAGACGTATCTGAAATCGTTCCGGGGACGTCCCCGTTATAGGCCGCTTCGTATCGCTTCCAATGGGAGCAGTTCCGTGTTTACCCAGATTTGA
- the LOC129744904 gene encoding probable DNA double-strand break repair Rad50 ATPase, whose protein sequence is MTNATFIEDWNSIIQHKIKAADLEHPTESFVCRCLVSFLRMLKYDVTEFEQMYSETKDSIMQKRTLLVAHINHLYQLCLGPQQNHFFLMDLIKPSPKKTVHVLGILLNFLFYVNMVHDEVVKRATTCTSKFQELSTRMNQHQRDLESHRIKQDNIEHNINMMEMQLPQLERENEQLKEKQIKLREKSTILKTADLELVERIAKLDTDYATLKDQRVEDEEAAALIQKIEELDLDINECEKQETRLQQTNSEYATLISQIQPSILIVTEILQSPLDNCLSTIHNELNELKLNYSRLEKEHTTKSMVLESLQKNCSTINAYLDDKTKELAAKQKAKRKTERQTMSDLSSKKTQLEELQEQNENHLETIEVLKEEISLILQMAEKTFKLLMRNS, encoded by the exons ATGACCAACGCCACGTTCATTGAGGACTGGAACAGCATCATCCAGCACAAGATCAAGGCGGCTGATCTGGAACATCCGACTGAATCGTTCGTTTGCCGGTGTCTTGTGAGTTTTTTACGGATGCTCAAGTACGATGTTACCGAATTTGAACAG ATGTACAGTGAAACGAAAGATTCCATCATGCAAAAGCGAACCCTTCTTGTAGCTCACATAAATCATCTTTACCAATTGTGCCTCGGACCCCAGCAGAATCATTTTTTCTTGATGGACCTTATTAAACCTT CTCCTAAGAAAACGGTTCACGTTCTTGGAATTCTTCTGAACTTCCTATTTTACGTAAACATGGTTCATGACGAGGTAGTAAAACGGGCCACGACCTGCACTTCCAAGTTTCAAGAGCTCTCAACTCGTATGAATCAACACCAACGAGATTTGGAAAGCCATCGCATCAAACAGGATAAC ATCGAACACAACATCAACATGATGGAAATGCAGTTGCCCCAGTTGGAGCGGGAAAACGAGCAACTTAAAGAAAAGCAAATTAAGCTGCGCGAGAAATCCACAATCCTTAAAACGGCTGATTTGGAGCTGGTGGAACGAATAGCGAAGCTGGACACCGACTATGCCACCCTCAAAGATCAACGAGTCGAGGACGAAGAAGCTGCTGCATTAATTCA aaaaatcGAGGAACTTGATCTGGACATTAACGAATGCGAGAAACAAGAAACACGTTTGCAGCAAACAAATTCGGAATACGCTACCCTGATAAGCCAAATTCAACCGAGTATTCTGATAGTGACGGAGATTCTGCAAAGTCCATTGGACAATTGCCTATc AACTATTCACAATGAACTGAACGAATTGAAGCTTAACTACTCTCGATTGGAAAAAGAGCACACTACCAAATCGATGGTGTTAGAGTCGCTGCAGAAAAATTGCAGCACCATAAACGCCTATCTGGATGATAAAACCAAGGAGCTGGCTGCAAAGCAGAAGGCAAAAAGGAAAACCGAACGGCAAACGATGAG TGATCTCAGCAGCAAGAAGACCCAACTTGAAGAGCTACAGGAACAAAATGAAAACCACTTGGAGACTATTGAGGTTCTCAAGGAAGAAATTTCTCTGATTTTGCAGATGGCAGAGAAAACATTCAAACTGTTGATGCGAAATTCTTAA